The Thermococcus sp. genome contains a region encoding:
- the cysC gene encoding adenylyl-sulfate kinase yields the protein MNGLKNLEKGFTIWLTGPSGVGKTTLAVKLARKLRELGYRVEILDGDTIRKTLYPELGFSKEAREMHNRVVIHMAKLLSRNGVIAIVSLISPYRAVREYARKEIGDFIEVYVYAPLEVRIQRDPKGLYAKALRGEIKGLTGYDGVYEEPENPEVRVDSSKMTPEEEVEAVIAKAREMGYLP from the coding sequence ATGAACGGGCTGAAGAACCTTGAGAAGGGATTCACGATCTGGCTCACGGGGCCGAGCGGTGTCGGGAAGACGACTCTGGCCGTTAAGCTTGCCAGGAAGCTCAGGGAGCTCGGCTACCGCGTCGAGATACTTGACGGGGACACGATAAGGAAGACGCTCTACCCGGAGCTGGGGTTCAGCAAGGAAGCGCGGGAGATGCACAACAGGGTTGTAATCCACATGGCCAAGCTCCTCAGCAGGAACGGGGTCATAGCTATAGTCTCGCTGATATCGCCCTACAGGGCCGTCAGGGAGTACGCTAGGAAGGAGATAGGTGACTTCATCGAGGTCTACGTCTATGCTCCGCTTGAGGTGAGAATCCAGCGCGACCCCAAGGGCCTCTATGCCAAGGCATTGCGGGGCGAGATAAAGGGCCTCACCGGCTACGACGGGGTCTACGAGGAGCCGGAGAACCCCGAGGTCAGGGTGGACAGCTCGAAGATGACGCCGGAGGAGGAAGTCGAGGCAGTCATAGCGAAGGCCCGCGAGATGGGCTACCTGCCTTGA